The following are from one region of the Deinococcota bacterium genome:
- a CDS encoding rod shape-determining protein MreC has translation VEPGDLVETSSRGGLFPRGIVVGTVVQVKPRDPNSLRTELIVRPAVDLRGLLEVALIEPI, from the coding sequence GGGTAGAGCCGGGCGACCTCGTCGAGACGAGCTCTCGCGGCGGCCTCTTTCCGCGCGGCATCGTGGTGGGCACGGTCGTCCAGGTCAAGCCGAGGGATCCCAACAGCCTGCGGACCGAGCTCATCGTGCGCCCGGCCGTGGACCTGCGCGGCCTCCTCGAGGTCGCGCTGATCGAGCCCATCTAG